Genomic window (bacterium):
TTTTTTGCTTCCTCGATACTCAGCGTTTCCGCCGTCTCACTCGCCGCCGTGGTAGCCGTCACCGCCGGGGTGGTGGCCGCCGTCACATTGCCCGCCTGGGGCTGCGCTGGCGTTCCCGCCTGGGGAACCGCGCCCGTGATTTCCTCTGCCATTGCTAAACCTTCCTTGTGGGTGAAATAAAAAAAGCCCCGTCTCACCGGCGGGGCCTTGCGGCACTGCCAGTCAAACGGGGCGGGGTACACTAGGTACACTGCCAATATGCGGTTGTTAAGCGCGCTTCAGTCCGTAACGCCTTTCGATCCAGGACACAATCAGCAGCAGGCCCTGGCGTAGCACGAGTAGGAACTCGCGCAGGTCGTCACCGTCGGTCACTTGTCCGCCCTCTGCGTAAGAGCCCAATGAGGAACCTCGCGGCCTCTTCGGCCTCTTGTGTGCTCCACGGCCTCTTGGAATAACCCCCGCGGTAGCTATCCGCTGAATCCACCACGTAATAAGCCACCCCTCTCGGCTGCAGATACCTTTGTGCCAGGGATGCTATAGTATCGCCACTAGCATAGTCATCGGCGAGGATTGTAACCGTTTCATCAATAAGGGCCAGATTGCTGCCGTTATTCCTTGCGTACATACGCGCAGCATGAGCAGGTACACGCACCTCCCTCGCAACTAAATCTCTAGCGAGATTATCAGCCCCGCCGTTGTTTGAGATTATTTGGGGCGTTATCGCGGCGTGTGTTAGCTCATGCCTGATAGCAAATCCCTGGCCTACCGTTAGGTCTTCTGGGCGGAAAAGCATCTCGTTACCGGTTACGGCAAGATGGGAGTCATCCGTTATAATCCCCACCTTTACCTTACTCGTTGTCGCAAATGACCGCAGTTCACTCGGTATACGATCATAAATATCCTTGACTCTCTGTAGCTCTTGCGCGGTTGCTGGTCTAGCCCATGATGGCAGCAAGTCATCATCTTGTGCCGTAAAAGCAACAACCTTCGCCCCTTGCCCCTGCATCCCGCCGCGCAAGTCCTTCAGCGACCGCACCCCTACGCTCTTGCCCCAGGTCGGATCATCGCTGATTTTCGCCAAGTCCTGAAAAGTGAACTCGCCCTTTTTCCACGCTTCGTACTTTTCCGCACCCATCATGTCGCGCTGTACCGCTTCCGGCTGCTCGCTGAACCACTCTTCGCCGCTCTTCCAGCTCGGCTCTTTCAGCCCCTTGACCCAGGGGATGGTGGTGCATCGCCCGTTGGGGTGATCGAAAAACGGCTCATCGAGCGGCAACACCTGGCCGTCAAGAGCGAGACACCCCAAGCACGTCCGCGCCTGATGCGCGCACATGCGCTTGACGTACCCCACCACGCCCGACTCGCGATACTGCGCCATGCTGGATTCACGATAGGCGCGTAGCTGCTCCGTGCGCGCCACCCGCAGGGCCATATCCAGGCCGCCCGCCATGCCGTCCATCATCTCGCGCGCCGTCTTGCGCGGGTTCCAGCCCATCGCCACGCCCTCTACCAGCGCGTCGGTCAAGCCCCCCACTGCCGCCGGAAAGAGCGCCCGGCCCCGCAACACATCGAATAGCGGAGAACCGTCCTGGCACACGCCGACGATATTTTGCAGCGAGCCGGGGTCAACACGGTCAAAGCGCACCCGCATATCCTCAGCCCCCAGCGCCTCGCGTACCGCCGCCGTCGCGTCAATCGTGCCCGCCTCTAGCGCCGCCTCCTGGCTGCGTTGGATGCTGCCCTCCGCGTAACCCTGAAAGCTCTGCACCTCACGGCGCACCTGCGCCAGCATCTCCGTGTAGCGGGCCAGAGTGGTAATGTTCTCCCGCGTCACGGTGTCGCCGATACGTTGCCGATAGGCGATCTCTTCCAGAATAGCGTCCATCTCGCGCTGTACCGCCCGCTCCACTTGCCCCCAGCGCCGCGTCATCTCGGCAAACTGCGTACTCTCTCTGTCCAGCAGCGCCTCGCGAAACTCGCGGGTTATGGCAACGATGCGCGGCTCGGCCATTAGGCCACGTCGCTACCCAGCCCCGGCGTCGGGGGTTGGTTCTGGTCAAGGTGACGTTGCGCCCGTGCCATCGCCGCGCCCAACGTCACCTGTTGCGCCTCGCTCTCGCGTTTCTTGGCGTCCATCACCTCGGCAATGCGCTCATCATCCCACCCCAGCTCTTTCAGCGCCGCCTCCAAAGGCATTCCCGCCTGCACATACGCCTGTAGCGTCTCTGCCTCGCGCTGACGAATCACCCCGCCCGGCTCGGCAAGGCTGGCGTCTTTCCACATCGGCGCAATCTCGCGCGGGATATGTGGGGGGTTGTACACGTCGTACAGCCGCGCCGAGAGCGCCATGACCTGTTGCCACGCCGCGCCGAAGACCTCTTGACAGCGCGTGGCCCGCGCCACCAGCCCCACCTCCTGCTGTTTCAGGCTCTCGCCGCTGGGTTGGTCAGCCCCGGCCATCTGCAAGAGGTATTGCGGTACGCGGGTGATGCCCGCCGCCGACTCGATCCAGTAATGGCAAGAGCGGATCATCAGCGCCGGGTCAACGGGGTCGAGCGCACCCAGCTTGCCCGCCGGGTCTGTGAATCGCATCATGTAGCCCGGCCCCACGTTGACGGCCTTTTCCTCGCCCGTGCTACTGTCAATGCTCGGCGTCATCCCCGCCGCCCAGAGGATGCGAAAGCCCGCGCTGTCCGTGGTAGCAATGAGATCCAGGTCAGCCTTGTTGAGCATGTCCTGAATGGGGATCACCGGCGTCAAGACCGAGCCGCCCGGCATGTCGAAGGGAACGACCGCGCAGCCCAGCGGTGCGCCGTCGCGTCCTCGCCAGGGGATCGGCCATACCGTGTCTCCCACGTCCTGAAACGGCTCCCACTGTGTACCCGCTACGCCGCGATTCGACCCCTGTGCGCTGATATATTTCTCCACGCGGTCGGCAAAGAACAGGTTCATCCTCGTGCGCCCATTGTTCGTGCCGGTGTAGGGGTCAGAGACCTGCCACTTTTTCGCCGCGAACACCACCGCGCCGGTGTTGGGATCGGTGTAAACGGCTACGCCCTGCGTGCCGTCGTACTTATCGTTCTGATACCAACCAGGGATACCGCGCCCAGCGTCCCAGTCCACAATGATGTAAGAGCTGGCATCCCGCGCCGCTGCCGCATAGAGATTGTCCTGTTGCGTATCCATGCCGTTCGCCGTCCACCACGACGGCGCGAGCGCGGCCATGTCGTTCTCCGCGCCGTCGCCCTCGTTCCCGGCCTCCCAGCCCTCGACGCTCAGGCGCTCACAGATGCAGTCAATCACCAGTTGGCACATGTTGTGCGCGTAGGGGTAGACGGTGTTGCGCGCCTTCAGCCCCATAAACTCTTTCATGCGCTCGGTGATGTAAAGAGGGTGATTGCCCTCCGCATAGTCGCGGCATGTGCGCACCCATTCCTGCTCGCTGGCGTCCAGGTTAGCCAGGAAACTGAGGTAGGCTATCTGCGCTTGCTGGTTGTAATCCACTGGCATTGCCTACGCCCTTTCGTATGCGCCCATGTCGTACCCCGCGCCGAGGGGCCGCGCGTTGCCCGCGTAGTCGTCCGCTACGCCCAGGTTGGTGGCGGTGTCTTTCGCCGGCGAGCCGGTCTGTAGCGTGTAATCGTGGTTCGTGCCATCGGTAAAGAGCGGATCGCTTTCAATGGAGTTGGCGTCGTACCCCGCGCCCGTCCACGCCGCCCAGTTTTGCCCCGCCCAGTCCGAGCGCCGGTGCACCACGTTGGTGCTGCGATGATACCAGTCGTTGTAGGCCACGTTCGTTGTGGTGAGGATGGTGTAGTCGGACTGGAAGGAAAAGATGCTGTCGCTCGTTCCCCCGTCGCCGTTGTGTTTGTAGATGTTGCCCTTGACCACCAGGCCGGCGAGTTGCGCCGCCGTGCCCTGAAGGTAAAACACGTTCTGATCATCGGCGGTCAGGCAGTCGGCGATGGTGTTGTGGAAGAAGGACAAGCCCGGAGCGGTGATGATATTGAACGGGTTCAGACAGTGGTAAAGGATGTTGTTTTTCACCACCGCGTTACAGGCCGTTTCGTCTAACCCGTCCTCTTCATAGTTGATGAACCCGATACCCCGCGTGCAATCGTGAATGAGGTTGTTGCGCGCCACGGGCGCGTTGAGACCGTTCTCGAAGGTGATGCCCGTGCCATACGTCCCGATAATGTTGTAGATCACATTGCCGTAATAGTCGCCGCCGTTGCTTTCGTGGCCGTAACCGTCGGCATTGATGCCCATGTGGGTATCGTCTATGGCGGTAATGTCGTGGATGGTGTTGTTGTACACCTGCGGGTCAACGATGTCCTGGTAGAGCCAGATGCCCCGCCCGGCCCAATTCGAGATGGTGTTGCCATATATTTGCAAGCCGGTGGTACGGCTTTCACGGAAAAAGATCGCGCCGTTGATGGCATACGTGGTGTTGCCTGTGCCATTGAATGTGTTGTTGCGAATGATGTTGTTCGCGCCGCTCAGGATCACCGCACAGTTGGCGCTGATGCGCTCCACGATCAGATTGTCTACGCCCGTGGCCGAGTCCTGCTCGATGGCTGACCCCATCGCCCCATAGTTGAGCGAAGCGGTGCTGGTAAAGGTCAGGTCAGAGATCGTCCAATACTGGTAATTGTCCAAGAACTTGATGCACGCCGACGCGCCGCCCGCGATGGTAGCCGTCTCGCCGGGGAAGCCGCGCAACGTGATGCGCTTGCCCGCCGTGCCACTGCGAGGGATGGAAAGATTTTCCGTATACGTGCCAGCGCGCACATAGATCGTTTGGCCCGCCGCTACAACCGTCAGCGCCTTAGCGATGGTGAGATAGGGCGAGGCGCTATCGCCACGGTTGCTATCGTTGCCCGTCTTGGCCACGTAGAGCGCGTCCTCTGGCCCGCCGCTTTTGCCTCGTGCCGCTGCTACCGGGTAGGGCACGTTACGCCTCCGACACGCCGGATACCTGGATGGTCACATGGTCGGCGGTGCTCGACTTGCCCATGACCTTCCTGTCCGCCGTGGGGAGTTTTAGCTTCCCACGCGGCGTGAACTGCGCATACCCGTTGGCAGGCATGAGGATGGGGCCGAAGACGACGGTGCCGCTGGTCTCCTCGCGCAGATCAATCTCTGCCGCCGCTGCGGTGCTGATAAAGATGTCGGTGACCACCCACTTTTGCCCGCTCGTGGGAGCCGCCGTCACCGCCGTGGCCGTGGAAAGGTCGCCATGCACCGGCGCGGCCATAACCCCCGCACCCGCCGCCGGGCCGCCGTCCTGGGTGACGCCGATAACGTTCGTGCCTGCCGGGAGCGCGTTGGTGATGGCCGTCACTGCCGTCACGGTTCCCGACTTGACCACGACCTCATTGGCGTTGGCTGTCACTTGATCTATGCCAACTTTACCCATGAGGTTCGTTCCGGCGGGTAGCGCATTCGTGATCCCCGTTACCGCCGTGACCGTGCCACTCTTGACCACCACCTCGTTCGCGTTTGCAGTGACCTGATCAATCCCAACCTTGCCCATGAGCGCAGTCCCCGCAGGGAGCGCGTTCGTAATCGCGGTAACAGCGGTTACTGTGCCACTTTTCACCACGACTTCGTTGGCATTGGCCGTCACCTGGTCAATAGAGACCTTACCAATGAGGTTGGTGCCCGCCGCGATAGAGGCCACATCCACGTTACCGATGTCCACCCCGTCATTGGCCGCGAGCTTGCCGATAGCCGCCGTGCCCGCGCCAAGCACCACCGCCTCGGAGTCCAGCGTCACCTTGACGTCGGCGGCCTGCCCCGCGCCACCCGTCACTGTCACCACGTCTGTAGCGGTGAGGTTGCGAATGTCCAGGTCGGTCGCCGTCACCGCGCCCGCTACATCCAGCGGATTCGTGGCGCTGATAGCGGCGTTCGCCTCGTCAACCAGTTTCACCGGCGTAGATTTACCCACTGCTCACCTCTTAGTATGGCAGCACGCTCACCGCGCCCGCCGCTTGTCGTGTTATCCCCTGTATCGCATAGCGCAGCGCATCCATTGTGTGATCGTTCATCTTTTCCGGCTCTTCGCGTCGGCTACCATCATTCTCTTTCCAGATGTAGCTCTCGAACTCTGAAATCAGGTTCACGCAAGACGGGTCAGCTGAGAAACGCGGCTTGCCGTCGCCTGCTACGGCCAACGTCGCCTTGACCGCCTGAATCCCCGGCGTCACCTCATTGTTGCCCGCAATGGCAGGCAGGCCGATAGAGCGCATCTCTGCAATCAGCCCCGCCGCCGAGGGGTCAACGTAAACCGCGCTGACGTGATAGGCCCGCGCCATGCGTTGCGCTTCCATCACGAAAGCGCCTTGCAACACGTGGCGTTGGCAGAACTCCTCTATGACGTGTACACGCCCATCGCCGTCCACGCCCACGGCCAGGATCACGCCGGGGTTGGTGTATCCCTCGTCCACACCCAACACCACGGCGCGCCATGCCACAGTGCGCCGCGCCACATGAACATCCCGCGCGAACTCTTCGTACACCGCGCCCTCAGCGGTAGCCCACTCGCCCTCTAACAGGCGCTTGCGTCGCACACCGGTGAGCGCGTCCAACACCGCCAGCGACCGCTCGCCCTGTTCTGTCAGGTTTCCCCACGCATCGTAGAGGGCGGGGTTATCCTGATGGCGAGAACGCAACAAAACCAAAGCCCCCGCCGCCGCGCGCTTGCGAATCCAGTGATCCAGGACGCTGGGGTTGCAGTCCCCGAATAGTTGCGCGTAGGGGGAATTGCCCGCGCGCCCCGTGCAGCGCGTCGCCAGCGTCTCCCAGTCGGATAGCTCTAGCTCTTCGGCCTGATTGACATAGACAAAATCGCGCTCGCTTGAAAGCACCTTGTCTGAGTTGTCCATCCCTCCGACCCACAGCCGCGAGCCGTTGGGGTAGTCGTACCACTCCGGGTGCGCCGCCCCAAAGGGCCGCACCGCCTTGCACGCCACTTTGTTGGCAAACGTCTGTAGCACGCTTCCCACGGTGCTCTTGTACGTCTTGCGAACGATCACCGCCTGCGCGCGCGGGTACTTCCATAGCAGCGCGTCGAGCTTGTGCAATGCCGCATAGGTCTTGCCCGTCTCGGCGGGGCCACTGATAATCACCTCGTGGTCTTTGCACAGCCATAGCTCTTTAGCCGCCCCGCGCATCACCACGCCATCCGGCGCCCCCTCGACAACGCTATAGGTCGTCTGTGCTGACATTGGCCAGCCGCTTTACAATCAGGGGGCCACCGTCCGCGCCGGTCAGCTCCTGGCGCGTGGTGTAACCGCGATTCTTGCCCTGCATAGACAGAAACCAACGCGCATCGGCGCTATCCACTGGCGTCGCGTCTGGCTCATTCTGTTGCCGCGAGGCAAGTTGGATGTTGCGAATCACCACCGCCTCAGCCAGATCAACGGACTTTTCGCGTTCCTCGGCAATCGCCTCTTGCAGCGTGACGTGCTTGGTAATGTACTTGCGCGCGGTGTGCCAGTCCACGCCGGCCTTTTTGGCGATAGCCGTCACCAGGCCGCCACTGCCGGGAATGGCGGCTAGGAACTGCGCGACGGTGTAGTGGTCGGCCATTAGAACCTCAAAGCGGACGGATGGGACGTGCGCCCTCAGTTTCCCCGCTGGAAGCGGGGCGCGCTGTCTCTTTCGCCTCGTCCGCACGTTTAGGATACGGTTTCCGCAACGGCTCTATCTGTGCGCGCATAGCCGCGTCAAGGGGATAGAGATACTTGTGCTTCCCCTCTAATGGCACAAGCGTGCAATCATCATGCCTAGGAACCCTGCGCAACACCCCATACTGGCGTTTCACGCCAGTATGGGAGACCTGTCTACTATGCCAGACTCGCCCATGCTTATCTATAGCCTTAAAATCTGCGCCCGTTTCCCCAGAGTAGAGCCATCCCCCCGCCTGATAGATCCCGCCTACATGCCCGTTGTTGGGGTCAGCGTATGAGACTATGAGACGCAACAGCGGTTGACTCCTGGCAAGCATCTTTATTGCAATGCTAACGATCCTGCTAACGGGCGCTACGTGCGCACACAAGGCCACTCGTACAAGCTCGCAGATTTCCGTATTGGCAATGCCGTAAGGCTTATGCAGGTTGTTATTCGCGCCACGGCCAAACAAAACGCACCCGATGAAGCCATCGCCTTCCCACACGCCAATCCTTGCCAAGGGGGGCATTGGCATTGAATGGCTGTAATGCCAGTGCATCACCGCGTACTTGGCGGCTTCGTAGCTGCACCAGTCCAGGCGCAACGTCGGCTTATTTAGGGATGAACTCATGGCCGCACTCCGGACACGTCACCGGCTTTTTCTGATCAAGCCGCCCCTGTTCATCCTCACCAACGGGCTGAAAGTCTGGCACAATGGCGTCGGCGGCTCCGCTCATCAGCGTGCTAATCTCTTCCCCCGTAAACATCCCCGCCATGTCAAAGCCCTCTTCGAGCAGGGCGGCGATGGCTTGCGGGTCAAAGTCGCTCAGGTCTGAGGCGCGGTTATCGGCCAGGGCAAGGCGCGTCTTTTGCTCCGGCGTCAGCCCCACGCGTCGCACGGCGATGATCTTGTTGCCGTCCGACTCTACAATCTGGAGGTCTTCCAGCCCCACCTGGCCCGCCGCCTCTACCACGCCGTTGCCAGCGAGAATGACGTTGTTCTCGTCAATGACAATGGAGCGCGCCGCCCCTACCTTTTGCAGCGAGTCGGCGATAACGCCGATATTGCGCGGGTTGTGCCTGCGCGCGTTCTTGGGGTCGTGTTTCAGATCCGCAATCGTGTTGGTCAATTCAACCCGTCCCTGGTATGCGCATATCTCTCAAGGATATGCTCTACCCGCGCCGTCCATTGGCGGTACAGTTCTAGCGCCTGCTCTAGCGCGTCGGCGTCTAGCTCGTCAACCAGGCCATCCATCAATATGGCGATCACGCCGTTCGCGGCGGCGAGGGCCATAGCCAGGCGGTCAGTGTCAGTCATGGTTGCAGCTTCGCTCGGCGCGCTATGTACAAATGGGCGTCAACACAATCAAGCCCGGAAGCGTATGCCTCGTCAGCAGCTTCTTCCGGGTCAACAGAATCCTCTCGGTATAGCCGTTCCACGCTGGCCATGCGCGCCTCTTGGCGGCGCTCGCTGTCACAATCGCGCACAAACTGGCGCAACCACGGGGGCCACGTCTCGCGTGGGGTATTCATCCACTTGATGAGACCATAGTCCCTGGCGCAGGTGTGGCAGAAATAGGCCGTGCCGGTTATTCGCTTTCCACAAGTTCCGCAACGCAATAACGTATCCTCCTACTCCGTTATTGCTTTTCGGAGCACTTTTTGACGTGTTCACTGACACGAGTTTGCGAGCGTCCGCCTGGCGGCATCAAGTTGTTCCTGCACCGTGGTTCTGGCAATGCCTTCGATCTGGGCAATCTCCTCTTGCGTGTACCCCTGCACCCAAAGCGAAATGACGCGCCGCTGTTTCTCAGTCAGGCGCGCCATTGCTGCGGCGAGGTCAATCACCGCGTCCATTTGGTCGCGTTGCACTCGCCCTCCTTATGCTCTTGCACGAGCCTGAGATCGGCGACGAGTTGCGCCAGCGGCGCCAAACGCATTCCCTCATGCCAAGCCAAAAAGTCCTGCAGCGCATCGAATATTCTGCGGATGTTCGCCGCCGTTTCTACTGCGGCAGCCCAGGAATTCTGTTGCACGCTCGCCTCCTACTCAATCTTACCAGAGACAGCAAAAAACGTGGCCCGCATCACGCCCTCTACCACCACATCTAGGATAGCCAGCATGACGCGCCAGGCCGTGCGGAAGAGGATTCTGGAAATGTCTTCCCAGCACATAGTCACCTCCCCACCTTACGCAATACGGTGTATGCAAAACGGGGGCGTCAACGCGACGCCCCCTTGTGCATTCCCCCTCATTCTGCCATGCTCCCCAGCCTATCCTCGGCACAGAACTGACAGAATCCGCCGATCAGGCGATGTGGCGGCACAAGGCGCTTGCACCCCTTGCATGGCCGCCAGTTGCCAGCGGTGTTATCCAGGCGTGCCCCCGCGTCAGCGAGAGCATCCTCGATAGTGTCGCCATGCCCCTCGATTCCTTCCAGTAGCGGCCCGTGCTGGTGCCCAGGCTCCGGCGAGTATTCCACGGCGATGGACACATAGACGGTGCGTACCTCCGGGATGTGCACATCCTGCCACGATGCGTCCACCCCGCACAGCGTGACATTCCCGTTAGTATACTGGCCCATTGACGCCCCCTCGGTAAAAAGCGGAATCACCACAACACCATGCGCTTAATGCGCACGAACAGCGCCCGCAGTGCGGCGGCGAGAGTGAGGTCAGTCATCCCACCGCCTCCACCAGCGCCGCGCACACGGCGCGGCAAAAGTCTCCCTCACCACTCGCCGCATTAAAGTATTCTCCATCCCACACTGTCATATTGATGAGCCACATGGGGCCGTCAACAAGGGCGATCTGTTCTAAAATAACATCACCTCGCGCGCAGAACGTTTCCAGCGCCCGCACCGCCTGGGCGGGGTCGGTGAGGGGATGCCAGTCGGCCAGGACACATTCGCCCTCGCCATCGGCATGCGCCCAGCCCCGACGTTGGCTCAAATGCCATACGCTATCTGTCTCATGCCACCCCATCACCTTCGTGGCGATGAGCGCGTTGATCTTGGCGTCAGTGTGCGTCATGGCGTCGCCTCGCGTTCTGCCAGCGCCTTTTGCAGCGCGGCGCGGGCGGTGGGGGCGTGCTTGTAGCCCGCGATGAAACTTCCCTCGCTATCCCATTCGGCGGCGATCTCACCGCATTCTTCCGCGTATAGGCTGGCCCAGCGATTCGGCTCTTGGCAAAACGCAAAGTACGCCGCTGCCAGTTCGTCCGTTGACCTCGCCTCCTCGTCCGTGGGGGCGTAGCGGGCAAGCGCGGCCTGCACCCGAGCAAGCTGCGCCTCCAGGGAGGCGATGCGCTTTTCGGCGCAATCAGGGCATAGCCCGTGCACAGCTACCCAACTATCAAATCTAGTTATCCCACACTCCTCGCAAAAAACCGTATGATCACGTTTGCTCATCCTCTCACCTCCCCACCCGTCTTCTCAACTCATCCAGCCTAAGCGCAAGCACCTTTTCCGCCTCTCCCTCCGCCAATAGTGCGGCCACTTGTTCAGCTGTCCTATCGTCAGCGTACTCGCGTCTCATCTCTCCGAATCGTAAGACCAAGGCTTCCGGGCGGCTGAAGTGTATCCCCGCGTGGCGTTCCGCCCCCAAGGGGCCGCGATCCAGCGTAAGGACGTACGCGTTGTCGCGGTGCTCCAAACATAGTCGGCTACCCTCAGGCAGATGAGCGAGCACCGTAGATAGAGCACTCGCCGCTTCCGCCTCGCAGAGTGGCGCAAAAAATGCTGCCAGCGCGCGCTCATTGTCGTCATTCATTCTCTCGCCTCCCCACTGTCGCACGTCACGCTCGGTGGCCGGGGCAACGGGTCGCCGGTATGCGGCTCGCTCCATACTGGCGTAGCAGGGGGCCAATCCGACGGGCCGCGATCCGTGGGGATAACCACCGGCGCAGGATAAACCGGGGGATAGGGTGTTGTCGGCGCTTGCTGCCCCGGCTCGGGGTGCGCGGCGCGCCAGGCGGCGAGAGCGGCTAACAAGGCCGCGCCGGTGGCGTCGTCATCAATCCATTCATTTGCATTGCCGCGCCGCCCAAATACCCAACCGCCATGCTTCTGCTGGCACAGCGTTACCGTATCCAAGTCCACGTAAAGCCGAGCCTCTTTAGCGATAAAGTACCTCTCTGCCATCTCTCTCCCTTCTACCTTTCCAACGTCCGCATAAGTCCCCTTGTTCGCCCTACACTCCACGCAACATCGGCGCGGGTTGTGGCAGTTACACATGGCCATCGCTCTTCTTTACAACCGCTCAGTCTCCGTATCGAGTCTCGACATTAGTTCTTCCCTCTCCACAAAGGACACCTCCCTAGTCATAGCAAAATCGTGAAGAGTCTGTTGTACCTGAGGGCGATCGGATTTCAAGGAAAATGTCTTGCGTTGCCCCGGCTCCTTGATAGTGAAGGAAACCAATTCTTCATTGAAAAACAAGGCGTCAATCCAATGATTATTGATGCGACACAAGGAAACCTCAGTAATGGCTTCACTAAGCAGGGCTAGTCGTATTCGCATCTCTCTCCTTTACCCCTTTGTCCCCTCGCGTTCAACCAGTATTGCCCCGCACACTTGACACTTCCAATGCCGCACTATCGTTTCGTGCCTGGCCGTGGTATAGGCCGGATCGTCGCCAGTGATACCGGCAAACTCTTGCCGCGTTTCGCCCTGACAGGAATAGCAATGATGCAGGCGCGTGCGGGTTGGGGCATTCGTTGCAGATGTGTCTATGTAAAAGTAAAGCATTTCTCTCCCTTCTACTTCGTCGGCGTACTCGGCGGCGCGCTTACTGTCCCGTCCTCGTACAGCACGTAGCCCTCCTGTACGCCGTGCCCACAACAGGCACCCGTTACCCCTGATATGTGGCCCAGGCAAGCGTCCTCGCCATCAGGTAAACGATAGCACCCACAACGCGGACATAGACGCGGTGACTCCGCGTCAACGAGGTTGCCTGTATCGGCGTAATGCGCCTGGTAGGTGCTATCGTAGTACACCTCGTGGCCATACTCATAGGTGGGAACTTTCGCACCCGTCTTGATGTCGCGCCAAATTAGGGCTACATCATCCCAAACAGCACGAGGAATACCGTCTACCCCACAGTCGGTCGCAACCATATTTCCTCCTACTTTGCCGGCGTCGCCGGCGGCCTAGTCTCCGGCCACTGTACCCCTGCCGCCGCCTCGATCACGAATACCTGATCGGTGCTCTTGCCGTCCGGCGAGTTGGTGCAGACGGCTACCACGCCGATGCCAAAGCGGACGCATCTAAACCCATAGCCCCGCGTCCACACCTCAAACGGCGTAGAGGTAGCCCACTCGCGTAAGTGCGTGTAGCCGATCTGCCAGGCGCGCTCCTTTTCCATGCTCGCCAGGGATAGCCCCTTCGCCGGCCAGGGCTGGGCCATACTTGCGTCGTAGATAGCGCGTCGTAGCGCATCATAGTCCTGGGCTGTGCCCAGCGCCTTGTCGCGCCAGAACCAGCGCGGCGACTGCGCGTACTCCGGCGAGGTAGCCGCAACCGCCGCCACAAACACGCCCCCGCTTCCCTCGCCCAGTGGCGTAGGCAGCGGCACGGTGGGCAACACGATCGGCAAGCCCGTGGGCACGACGACGGGCTTATCCCAGGGGTGGGGCGTGGCCGTCACCGTGGGCGCGCCGTGCGCAGACTGCGGCGTGGGGCAGGGTGGGCACGGTGGTGTAGTGCGGCACGTGTAAAAGCCGAGGATGAATAGCATCACCCCCGCGAAAGCAAAACACCACAGCCAGAGATGATCACGCGCCCAGGCCCTTAGTGTCATCG
Coding sequences:
- a CDS encoding phage minor head protein; this encodes MAEPRIVAITREFREALLDRESTQFAEMTRRWGQVERAVQREMDAILEEIAYRQRIGDTVTRENITTLARYTEMLAQVRREVQSFQGYAEGSIQRSQEAALEAGTIDATAAVREALGAEDMRVRFDRVDPGSLQNIVGVCQDGSPLFDVLRGRALFPAAVGGLTDALVEGVAMGWNPRKTAREMMDGMAGGLDMALRVARTEQLRAYRESSMAQYRESGVVGYVKRMCAHQARTCLGCLALDGQVLPLDEPFFDHPNGRCTTIPWVKGLKEPSWKSGEEWFSEQPEAVQRDMMGAEKYEAWKKGEFTFQDLAKISDDPTWGKSVGVRSLKDLRGGMQGQGAKVVAFTAQDDDLLPSWARPATAQELQRVKDIYDRIPSELRSFATTSKVKVGIITDDSHLAVTGNEMLFRPEDLTVGQGFAIRHELTHAAITPQIISNNGGADNLARDLVAREVRVPAHAARMYARNNGSNLALIDETVTILADDYASGDTIASLAQRYLQPRGVAYYVVDSADSYRGGYSKRPWSTQEAEEAARFLIGLLRRGRTSDRR
- a CDS encoding right-handed parallel beta-helix repeat-containing protein, producing MPYPVAAARGKSGGPEDALYVAKTGNDSNRGDSASPYLTIAKALTVVAAGQTIYVRAGTYTENLSIPRSGTAGKRITLRGFPGETATIAGGASACIKFLDNYQYWTISDLTFTSTASLNYGAMGSAIEQDSATGVDNLIVERISANCAVILSGANNIIRNNTFNGTGNTTYAINGAIFFRESRTTGLQIYGNTISNWAGRGIWLYQDIVDPQVYNNTIHDITAIDDTHMGINADGYGHESNGGDYYGNVIYNIIGTYGTGITFENGLNAPVARNNLIHDCTRGIGFINYEEDGLDETACNAVVKNNILYHCLNPFNIITAPGLSFFHNTIADCLTADDQNVFYLQGTAAQLAGLVVKGNIYKHNGDGGTSDSIFSFQSDYTILTTTNVAYNDWYHRSTNVVHRRSDWAGQNWAAWTGAGYDANSIESDPLFTDGTNHDYTLQTGSPAKDTATNLGVADDYAGNARPLGAGYDMGAYERA
- a CDS encoding terminase large subunit, with product MSAQTTYSVVEGAPDGVVMRGAAKELWLCKDHEVIISGPAETGKTYAALHKLDALLWKYPRAQAVIVRKTYKSTVGSVLQTFANKVACKAVRPFGAAHPEWYDYPNGSRLWVGGMDNSDKVLSSERDFVYVNQAEELELSDWETLATRCTGRAGNSPYAQLFGDCNPSVLDHWIRKRAAAGALVLLRSRHQDNPALYDAWGNLTEQGERSLAVLDALTGVRRKRLLEGEWATAEGAVYEEFARDVHVARRTVAWRAVVLGVDEGYTNPGVILAVGVDGDGRVHVIEEFCQRHVLQGAFVMEAQRMARAYHVSAVYVDPSAAGLIAEMRSIGLPAIAGNNEVTPGIQAVKATLAVAGDGKPRFSADPSCVNLISEFESYIWKENDGSRREEPEKMNDHTMDALRYAIQGITRQAAGAVSVLPY
- a CDS encoding sigma factor-like helix-turn-helix DNA-binding protein; its protein translation is MQRDQMDAVIDLAAAMARLTEKQRRVISLWVQGYTQEEIAQIEGIARTTVQEQLDAARRTLANSCQ